The Planctomycetota bacterium genome contains the following window.
CAGAAATCGAAGGGGGCCGCGACGGCGGGGGGGAAGCGCAAGCCGGGGCGGACGTTCGCCTTCGGCAAGGTGAAGGGGAAGGAACTGACGCTGTTCACCCGGCAGCTCTCGATCCTCCAGGATGCCGGCCTGCCGATCCTCCGCAGCCTCAAGGTGCTGGCGGAGATGCAGAAGCCGGGCCGGCTCAAGAACAGCCTCCTCGACACCTGCGACGAGATCGAGGGAGGAGCGACGCTCTCCGAGGCGATGTCGAAGAGCCCGAAGTGCTTCGACCGCCTGTATTGCAACATGATCCGCGCCGGCGAGGCGGGCGGTGCGCTGGAAGTGATCCTCCGCCGACTGGCCGAGTTCATGGAGCGGTCGCAGTCGCTGAAGCGGAAGGTCAAGGGGGCGCTGGTCTATCCGATCGTGGTGGTGTGCGTGGCCATCGGCATCCTCACGTTCATCATGATCAAGATCGTGCCGCAGTTCAAAAAGATCTTCGACGACTTCGGCAGCGAATTGCCGGCGATGACGCAGGTCCTGATCGACATCTCCAACGCCTGCGTCAACTACTGGTACCTGATCCCGGCGATCCCGTTCGGCTTCCGGCTGATCATCAAGGCGATCTGCCTGCTCAAGTACGGCCGCTTCGGCTGGGACCTGTTCACGCTCAAGATGCCGATCTTCGGCCAGCTCGTCGAGAAAAACATCATGTCGCGCTCGACGCGCACCCTCGGCACGCTCCTGTCCTCGGGCGTGCCGATCCTCGAGGCCCTCAACATCACCAAGGAAACCTCGGGCAACATGATGTTCGAGAAGCTGTTTCAGAAGGTCAGCGACTCGATCCGCGACGGTAATGCGATCGCCAAGCCACTCAAGGAATTCGCCGTCCCCCCCTTCAACATCATGGCGATGTTCTTCTGGACGCTGTTCTGCCCGGGGATCGGGGCGCTACTGTACCTGACGAAATACAAGAAGCCGGTCGTCGACGACCTCGTGGTCAACATGGTCGACGTCGGCGAGGAGTCGGGCGAGCTCGACACGATGCTCTACAAGGTGGCCGACACCTACGACGAGGAAGTGGCGGTGCTCACCGAGAGCCTGACGAGCCTGATGGAGCCGCTGCTGATCATCTTCCTCGGCGGTGCCGTCGGCTTCATCGTCATCGCCCTGTTCATGCCGCTCATCAAGCTGATCACCGACCTGTCGTGAGACGGGGCGAAAGCCCCCGGAGGAGAGCTGCGATGCATTGCGACGACGCGACCATGCCCCGGCGGGCGGACCGGGCGGGCTCGGGAAGTGGCCCCGGGGGGGTCCGCGCCGGTTTCACGCTGGTGGAGCTGCTGGTGGCGATCATCATCGTCGCGGTGCTGGCGGCGATCATCACGCCGGCGGTGATGACGGCGATGGCCAAGGCCAAGCAGGCGGCGATCAAGACGGAGATCGACATGCTTCACATGGCGATCATGAACTACAAGAGCGAGTACGGGAGCTTCCCGCCGGCGGCGGACAGGCCGACCGGGGCCGTCAAGAAGCACGTCACTCGCATTTTTCCGAGAACAAACTGGGCTTCGTTCACCTACGACACCGGGCAGGTCACTCCGTTCACAGCGATCTACCTCTTTTTGTCGGGCTACGGTGACGACCCGACGAATCCTTTCTCGGGCAAGCCGAAGAAGTTGTTCGACTTCGACCAGTCCCGGGTGAACACCACCAACAACCAGTACGCGCCGCGCGAAAAGCCGAACAGCCCCTACATCTACGTGCCGGCCAGCCAGTACGAAACCTTCGTCTATTCAACGTCTTCATTCACCACACCCGGGGCGCAGATGGTGCCAGAGAAGCCATTCAAGCGGAAAATGGCTCCGTTTACCGTCCCAACTGCGCCGGATTCTTTTTGGTTCACGAACACCATGCCTGTTCCGGCGGAACTGACAAATCAGCCGACGACTGGTCAGCAGTTTTTCAACCCTGACACGTTCCAAATTTTGTGTGCCGGTCGCGACGAGGTGTTTGGTACCGACGACGACCTATCCAACTTTTGGCCGGGAACGCGCCGGGACTATCTAGACAGCATCAAGTAGTTGTTTGAGCAAGCCGGGATCGTTTCATGTCCCTTCCCTCATCAGCCACCGTCGCGATGCCAACCCGGGTCGGGCGGCGGGGAGGGTTCACACTCGTCGAGCTGATGGTCGTGATGATCATCCTCTCGATCCTCGCGTCGCTGTCGCTCGCCGGCCTGGCCGGCGCGCGGACCCGGTCGAAGATCGACAAGACGAAGTCGACGATCCGCAAGATCCACGAAATCGTCATCCCGCACTACGAGAGCTTCGCCGAGAAGCGGGTCGCCGGGCCGAGGTTCGCGGCCGGCGCCCC
Protein-coding sequences here:
- a CDS encoding type II secretion system F family protein, which codes for MPTFQFEAIDAATGRPIKDVVDAPSEAEAQATIRAMGYMVTKLKAQKSKGAATAGGKRKPGRTFAFGKVKGKELTLFTRQLSILQDAGLPILRSLKVLAEMQKPGRLKNSLLDTCDEIEGGATLSEAMSKSPKCFDRLYCNMIRAGEAGGALEVILRRLAEFMERSQSLKRKVKGALVYPIVVVCVAIGILTFIMIKIVPQFKKIFDDFGSELPAMTQVLIDISNACVNYWYLIPAIPFGFRLIIKAICLLKYGRFGWDLFTLKMPIFGQLVEKNIMSRSTRTLGTLLSSGVPILEALNITKETSGNMMFEKLFQKVSDSIRDGNAIAKPLKEFAVPPFNIMAMFFWTLFCPGIGALLYLTKYKKPVVDDLVVNMVDVGEESGELDTMLYKVADTYDEEVAVLTESLTSLMEPLLIIFLGGAVGFIVIALFMPLIKLITDLS
- a CDS encoding type II secretion system protein yields the protein MHCDDATMPRRADRAGSGSGPGGVRAGFTLVELLVAIIIVAVLAAIITPAVMTAMAKAKQAAIKTEIDMLHMAIMNYKSEYGSFPPAADRPTGAVKKHVTRIFPRTNWASFTYDTGQVTPFTAIYLFLSGYGDDPTNPFSGKPKKLFDFDQSRVNTTNNQYAPREKPNSPYIYVPASQYETFVYSTSSFTTPGAQMVPEKPFKRKMAPFTVPTAPDSFWFTNTMPVPAELTNQPTTGQQFFNPDTFQILCAGRDEVFGTDDDLSNFWPGTRRDYLDSIK